The Candidatus Delongbacteria bacterium genome has a segment encoding these proteins:
- the blaOXA gene encoding class D beta-lactamase yields the protein MKHLLLLLLLLLGGCALGLRAAEPWTPELRPDWLALFRAAGVTGTLVMQELESGHWLASDTVRARERRLPASTFKIPNSLIALETGVLRDERQVLPWDGVTHPIAGWNRDHTLRSALSVSSVPVYQDFARRIGESRLRLWLDSLDYGNADCGGGVDHFWLDGALAISPVEQVRFLARLARLELPLSERSQRILREALIVEATPDYVLHAKTGWAARIEPGHGWWVGWLEREGRTLVFALNLDLRGEADLPLRQELVRRALAGLGELPPPGR from the coding sequence GTGAAACACCTGCTCCTACTCCTGCTCCTGCTGCTGGGTGGCTGTGCCCTTGGGTTGCGGGCCGCCGAGCCCTGGACGCCCGAGCTGCGCCCGGACTGGCTGGCGCTCTTCCGCGCGGCCGGCGTGACGGGAACCCTGGTGATGCAGGAACTGGAGAGCGGCCACTGGCTGGCCAGCGACACCGTCCGGGCCCGGGAGCGCCGGCTGCCCGCCTCCACCTTCAAGATTCCCAACAGCCTGATCGCGCTGGAGACCGGCGTGCTGCGCGACGAGCGCCAGGTCCTCCCCTGGGACGGCGTGACACATCCCATCGCCGGCTGGAACCGCGACCACACGCTGCGCAGCGCGCTGTCCGTTTCATCCGTGCCCGTCTATCAGGATTTCGCCCGGCGGATCGGCGAGAGTCGACTGCGCCTCTGGCTGGACTCGCTGGACTACGGCAACGCCGACTGCGGCGGCGGCGTCGACCACTTCTGGCTGGACGGCGCCTTGGCCATCTCCCCCGTGGAGCAGGTGCGCTTCCTGGCCCGGCTGGCCCGGCTGGAGTTGCCGCTCTCGGAGCGCAGCCAGCGCATCCTGCGCGAAGCGCTGATCGTGGAGGCCACGCCGGACTACGTGCTGCACGCCAAGACGGGCTGGGCCGCCCGTATCGAACCCGGCCACGGCTGGTGGGTGGGCTGGCTGGAGCGCGAGGGGCGCACGCTGGTTTTCGCCCTCAACCTGGACCTGCGCGGCGAGGCCGACCTGCCGCTGCGCCAGGAACTGGTCCGCCGCGCCCTGGCCGGCCTGGGAGAGCTGCCGCCGCCCGGGCGCTGA
- a CDS encoding TolC family protein: MTTRSDRAGRPAPCRSCWPRVGLFLTLGLAAALPAQVAASLSLEQAVQAAVEHHERAAIARAERRAASARVGQAWSVLLPSLRLDLERSEYASEGGASGSSSYEGWEARAGASQLLFDAQALPLVGQARHSSRAAALDERSELRALAFESAAAFLDAYSLHQVARAAAERLELARRSLAEIQVRREAGLVGSNDLTRAELELASAEREWVQARGQARSGLLRLESLTGPLESDSLATPEELLILSAQVPAPDSRDTALALRPDLGAARERALAARSAAREPLTRWVPDLSVGAGTWTDESEDFGAADEHWNWGLSLGWSVFDGGLRLAQYGERRALERSARLRADWLERQLDVELQLSRTALESAQAGLTRAEAAVRAARRNSEESTELYRQGLIRALEATDAAVQLFEAEVERTRAQVSQALAWLDLRAVRGLGPLEDDGKEMKE; encoded by the coding sequence ATGACAACCAGATCCGACCGAGCCGGGCGCCCCGCGCCCTGCCGCTCCTGCTGGCCCCGTGTGGGGCTTTTTCTCACGCTCGGACTGGCCGCCGCCCTGCCCGCGCAGGTCGCAGCCTCCCTCAGCCTGGAACAGGCCGTCCAGGCCGCCGTGGAGCACCACGAACGCGCGGCCATCGCCCGGGCCGAGCGCCGGGCCGCCTCCGCACGGGTGGGCCAGGCCTGGTCCGTCCTGCTGCCCAGCCTGCGTCTGGACCTGGAACGCAGCGAATACGCCAGCGAAGGCGGCGCCTCGGGCAGTTCCAGCTACGAGGGTTGGGAGGCCCGGGCGGGCGCCAGCCAGCTGCTCTTCGACGCCCAGGCGCTGCCGTTGGTGGGCCAGGCCCGGCACAGCAGCCGGGCCGCCGCGCTGGACGAGCGCTCGGAATTGCGCGCGCTGGCCTTCGAGAGCGCCGCCGCCTTCCTGGACGCCTACAGCCTGCATCAGGTGGCCCGGGCCGCCGCAGAACGCCTGGAACTGGCCCGTCGCTCATTGGCGGAGATCCAGGTGCGGCGCGAGGCCGGATTGGTGGGCAGCAACGATCTGACCCGCGCCGAGCTGGAGTTGGCCAGCGCCGAGCGCGAGTGGGTGCAGGCCCGAGGCCAGGCCCGCAGCGGCCTGCTGCGCCTGGAGTCGCTCACCGGTCCGTTGGAGTCGGACTCGCTGGCCACGCCGGAAGAACTGCTGATCCTTTCGGCCCAAGTGCCCGCCCCCGACTCGCGTGACACAGCCTTGGCCCTGCGGCCCGACCTGGGCGCTGCTCGCGAGCGCGCCCTGGCCGCGCGCTCCGCCGCCCGCGAGCCGCTGACCCGCTGGGTGCCCGACCTCAGCGTGGGCGCCGGCACCTGGACCGACGAGTCCGAAGACTTCGGGGCGGCCGACGAGCACTGGAACTGGGGCCTCAGCCTGGGCTGGTCCGTCTTCGACGGCGGTCTGCGCCTGGCCCAGTACGGCGAGCGCCGGGCCCTGGAGCGCTCCGCCCGCCTGCGCGCGGACTGGCTCGAGCGCCAGTTGGACGTGGAACTGCAGCTCTCGCGCACGGCGCTGGAGAGCGCCCAGGCGGGCCTGACTCGCGCCGAGGCGGCCGTGCGGGCCGCGCGGCGCAATTCCGAGGAAAGCACCGAACTCTATCGCCAGGGCCTGATCCGCGCGCTGGAGGCCACGGACGCCGCCGTCCAGCTCTTCGAGGCGGAGGTGGAACGCACCCGGGCCCAGGTTTCCCAGGCGCTGGCCTGGCTGGATCTGCGCGCCGTGCGCGGGCTGGGACCCTTGGAGGATGACGGGAAGGAGATGAAAGAATGA
- a CDS encoding DinB family protein: MSLVETLLPEFEHEMASTRRMLERLPEDKLDWRPHPKSWTLAELATHILSIPLWGGTIFNTESFALPADGGPRNVALTSVAEALERFDANVGALRTALSAQSDEQLRTSWTLSMGERIIFTQPRQQAWRGMILSHLIHHRGQLSVYLRMTDAPLPSIYGPSADERV, translated from the coding sequence ATGAGCCTCGTCGAGACCTTGCTGCCCGAGTTCGAGCACGAGATGGCCAGCACGCGCCGCATGCTGGAGCGCCTGCCGGAGGACAAGCTGGACTGGCGGCCACACCCCAAGTCCTGGACGTTGGCCGAGCTGGCCACGCACATCCTGAGCATTCCGCTCTGGGGCGGGACCATCTTCAACACCGAATCCTTCGCCCTGCCTGCCGACGGCGGCCCCCGGAACGTGGCCCTGACGAGCGTGGCCGAGGCCTTGGAGCGGTTCGACGCCAACGTGGGTGCCCTGCGCACGGCCCTCAGCGCACAGAGCGACGAACAGCTCCGCACCAGCTGGACGCTGAGCATGGGCGAGCGGATCATCTTCACGCAGCCGCGACAGCAAGCCTGGCGCGGGATGATCCTCAGCCACCTGATTCACCACCGGGGACAGCTCAGCGTGTACCTGCGCATGACGGATGCGCCGCTGCCCAGCATCTACGGCCCCAGCGCCGACGAGCGTGTCTAA
- a CDS encoding nuclear transport factor 2 family protein codes for MNHWQLGLLLAGALCARAGEPEGGAAPDLAARAVVEVRAAETAFAASMAARDLSAFAGFVSAEALFFGRTLLRGRAAVVAGWEPFFQDPQPPFSWEPETVEALDSGGLALSSGPVRDPDGRVIATFQSIWRKEADGRWRVVFDKGGPVCPPEGE; via the coding sequence ATGAACCACTGGCAACTGGGACTGCTGCTCGCCGGCGCGCTCTGTGCCCGGGCGGGCGAGCCGGAGGGCGGCGCGGCGCCCGACCTCGCCGCGCGGGCGGTCGTGGAGGTGCGGGCCGCCGAGACGGCCTTCGCCGCCAGCATGGCCGCGCGCGATCTCTCGGCCTTTGCCGGGTTCGTCTCCGCAGAGGCCCTCTTCTTCGGCCGCACGCTGCTGCGCGGACGCGCCGCCGTGGTGGCGGGCTGGGAGCCCTTCTTCCAGGACCCGCAGCCGCCCTTCAGCTGGGAGCCCGAGACCGTGGAGGCGCTGGACTCCGGCGGGCTGGCCCTGAGCAGCGGACCCGTCCGCGACCCCGATGGCCGGGTCATCGCCACCTTCCAGTCCATCTGGCGCAAAGAGGCCGACGGCCGCTGGCGCGTGGTCTTCGACAAGGGCGGGCCCGTCTGTCCGCCGGAAGGGGAGTGA